From Leptidea sinapis chromosome 12, ilLepSina1.1, whole genome shotgun sequence, the proteins below share one genomic window:
- the LOC126967059 gene encoding required for meiotic nuclear division protein 1 homolog isoform X3, producing MNRYLSRIVINILQNSTQKSFLCTNSSLKVMAPVSLLANKKSEIFYNKTNKIQHKSYSFDAAQPALALENASMPLKKKNVHKKAVLEEVSQKEGHFLTLAYATANSYDLKGLKEALVQQKLYEPGTLKAQEVGDVVVANAVYTIGDEPRQIIFFKEGAVVFWNCTELEAQNVLDFIKPFEIESYPREVVNREREVMTYFYQTSAKSCHLLESCFVLVPHDENSLEKYTFSHAMAQSARLGAWEARLETLGAAVRSHTVLMEKEGAAKVDKKEFASWESCSPSGIVSTWTRICWTRPTSTGRKRISSGSTPTLSRTSQSRAGPGC from the exons atgaaTAGATACTTATcaagaattgttataaatatacttCAAAATTCAACTCAAAAAAGCTTCCTGTGTACAAATTCGTCGTTAAAAGTAATGGCTCCGGTTAGCCTCTTAGCTAATAAGAAAAGCGAGATTTTctataacaaaacaaataaaattcaacATAAGAGCTATTCTTTCGATGCAGCACAACCTGCTTTAGCATTAGAAAACGCATCTATGcctttaaaaaagaaaaatgttcataaaaaggCTGTGTTAGAGGAAGTGAGTCAGAAAGAGGGACATTTTCTTACACTAGCTTATGCAACAGCTAATTCATATGACTTAAAAGGTCTAAAGGAAGCTTTGGTACAACAGAAGCTTTATGAACCTGGAAC ACTGAAGGCACAAGAAGTTGGGGATGTTGTTGTTGCTAATGCTGTTTACACAATAGGAGATGAGCCAAGACAGATTATATTCTTCAAAGAGGGAGCAGTTGTCTTCTGGAACTGCACAGAGCTGGAGGCCCAAAATGTGCTGGATTTTATAAAACC GTTTGAAATAGAGAGCTACCCGAGGGAAGTAGTGAACAGGGAGAGAGAAGTGATGACCTACTTTTATCAGACAAGTGC AAAGAGCTGTCACCTACTAGAATCATGTTTTGTGCTGGTTCCTCACGATGAAAACTCTTTGGAGAAGTACACTTTCAG TCACGCTATGGCCCAGTCAGCACGGCTGGGGGCGTGGGAAGCGCGGCTAGAGACTCTGGGTGCGGCTGTGAGGTCACACACAGTCCTCATGGAGAAGGAGGGCGCCGCTAAAGTCGACAAGAAAGAG TTCGCAAGCTGGGAGAGCTGTTCTCCCTCCGGCATCGTATCAACGTGGACTCGGATCTGTTGGACACGCCCGACTTCTACTGGGAGGAAGAGAATCTCGAGCGGCTCTACTCCAACACTGTCGCGTACTTCACAATCCCGCGCCGGACCAGG
- the LOC126967059 gene encoding required for meiotic nuclear division protein 1 homolog isoform X4 has protein sequence MNRYLSRIVINILQNSTQKSFLCTNSSLKVMAPVSLLANKKSEIFYNKTNKIQHKSYSFDAAQPALALENASMPLKKKNVHKKAVLEEVSQKEGHFLTLAYATANSYDLKGLKEALVQQKLYEPGTLKAQEVGDVVVANAVYTIGDEPRQIIFFKEGAVVFWNCTELEAQNVLDFIKPFEIESYPREVVNREREVMTYFYQTKRAVTY, from the exons atgaaTAGATACTTATcaagaattgttataaatatacttCAAAATTCAACTCAAAAAAGCTTCCTGTGTACAAATTCGTCGTTAAAAGTAATGGCTCCGGTTAGCCTCTTAGCTAATAAGAAAAGCGAGATTTTctataacaaaacaaataaaattcaacATAAGAGCTATTCTTTCGATGCAGCACAACCTGCTTTAGCATTAGAAAACGCATCTATGcctttaaaaaagaaaaatgttcataaaaaggCTGTGTTAGAGGAAGTGAGTCAGAAAGAGGGACATTTTCTTACACTAGCTTATGCAACAGCTAATTCATATGACTTAAAAGGTCTAAAGGAAGCTTTGGTACAACAGAAGCTTTATGAACCTGGAAC ACTGAAGGCACAAGAAGTTGGGGATGTTGTTGTTGCTAATGCTGTTTACACAATAGGAGATGAGCCAAGACAGATTATATTCTTCAAAGAGGGAGCAGTTGTCTTCTGGAACTGCACAGAGCTGGAGGCCCAAAATGTGCTGGATTTTATAAAACC GTTTGAAATAGAGAGCTACCCGAGGGAAGTAGTGAACAGGGAGAGAGAAGTGATGACCTACTTTTATCAGACAA AAAGAGCTGTCACCTACTAG
- the LOC126967060 gene encoding crossover junction endonuclease EME1 isoform X2, translated as MDTVTIDLSEDDSDNLDDLPELNLGVKRSTKNINCKSKHIDQAADKQSLKILKPGECMKHMVVEMHPTLMERWYCADVLREVGASGARVQTSSTLCDVALVMWRRLLEPTLTNSNGMVALATEEKSDHGLYITHLDDIQTYIHTQTLSKHMKEVADLAGCKLTLVVFAPKNYFKSSGRKTSNSNHKIIQPVDVEMALTDLLVSSDCDTITVTTPNEVALTIVHFTKAIAEAPYKQAKRLVDEQADFYMRGDNKKCVPIAANGSGIGMLWQQMLAVLPHSSLETARTIRGQYQTPRALYKALMKPSGVDDLANLGVSRSAVPGAKTRRIGNEFARKLHVLFTADDGDSLVE; from the exons ATGGATACTGTTACTATAGATTTATCAGAAGACGATAGTGATAATTTAGATGATTTACCTGAATTAAATTTAGGTGTAAAAC GAAGCACTAAGAACATTAATTGTAAATCAAAACACATAGACCAAGCAGCTGATAAACAATCACTGAAAATACTCAAACCAGGGGAATGTATGAAG CACATGGTTGTAGAAATGCACCCAACCCTCATGGAGCGCTGGTACTGTGCCGATGTGCTGAGAGAAGTTGGAGCCTCTGGAGCCAGGGTCCAGACCTCCAGTACTCTGTGTGATGTTGCACTTGTGATGTGGAGGAGACTGTTGGAACCCACACTCACAAATTCAAATGGGATG GTGGCACTTGCAACTGAAGAGAAATCTGATCATGGACTTTACATCACACATCTGGATGACATACAGACATACATTCACacacaaacattgtcaaaacaTATGAAGGAGGTGGCAGATCTTGCTGGCTGTAAACTGACCCTTGTTGTATTTGCACCTAAGAActattttaa AAGTTCAGGCCGCAAAACCAGCAATAGTAACCATAAGATAATACAACCTGTTGATGTTGAAATGGCTTTGACTG ATCTGCTTGTAAGTTCAGACTGTGATACCATTACTGTAACGACCCCAAACGAGGTGGCATTGACTATTGTGCACTTCACCAAGGCAATAGCTGAGGCGCCTTACAA GCAAGCGAAGAGGTTGGTGGACGAACAAGCAGACTTCTATATGAGAGGAGACAATAAGAAATGTGTTCCTATTGCTGCCAATG ggAGTGGCATAGGCATGCTGTGGCAGCAAATGTTGGCAGTGCTGCCACACTCTAGCCTCGAGACAGCGAGAACCATCCGCGGCCAGTACCAAACGCCCCGGGCCCTGTATAAG GCTCTAATGAAACCCAGTGGTGTAGACGATCTTGCCAATCTGGGCGTGTCTCGGTCCGCAGTGCCGGGCGCTAAGACCCGCCGCATCGGcaacgaatttgctagaaaacTACATGTACTGTTCACTGCTGACGATGGTGATAGTCTTGTTGAATAA
- the LOC126967060 gene encoding crossover junction endonuclease EME1 isoform X1, with amino-acid sequence MDTVTIDLSEDDSDNLDDLPELNLGVKRSHVNEIPQSGSIGTHTCTDLTNGSTKNINCKSKHIDQAADKQSLKILKPGECMKHMVVEMHPTLMERWYCADVLREVGASGARVQTSSTLCDVALVMWRRLLEPTLTNSNGMVALATEEKSDHGLYITHLDDIQTYIHTQTLSKHMKEVADLAGCKLTLVVFAPKNYFKSSGRKTSNSNHKIIQPVDVEMALTDLLVSSDCDTITVTTPNEVALTIVHFTKAIAEAPYKQAKRLVDEQADFYMRGDNKKCVPIAANGSGIGMLWQQMLAVLPHSSLETARTIRGQYQTPRALYKALMKPSGVDDLANLGVSRSAVPGAKTRRIGNEFARKLHVLFTADDGDSLVE; translated from the exons ATGGATACTGTTACTATAGATTTATCAGAAGACGATAGTGATAATTTAGATGATTTACCTGAATTAAATTTAGGTGTAAAAC GATCTCATGTAAATGAAATTCCTCAATCCGGTAGCATTGGAACACATACATGCACAGATCTAACAAAtg GAAGCACTAAGAACATTAATTGTAAATCAAAACACATAGACCAAGCAGCTGATAAACAATCACTGAAAATACTCAAACCAGGGGAATGTATGAAG CACATGGTTGTAGAAATGCACCCAACCCTCATGGAGCGCTGGTACTGTGCCGATGTGCTGAGAGAAGTTGGAGCCTCTGGAGCCAGGGTCCAGACCTCCAGTACTCTGTGTGATGTTGCACTTGTGATGTGGAGGAGACTGTTGGAACCCACACTCACAAATTCAAATGGGATG GTGGCACTTGCAACTGAAGAGAAATCTGATCATGGACTTTACATCACACATCTGGATGACATACAGACATACATTCACacacaaacattgtcaaaacaTATGAAGGAGGTGGCAGATCTTGCTGGCTGTAAACTGACCCTTGTTGTATTTGCACCTAAGAActattttaa AAGTTCAGGCCGCAAAACCAGCAATAGTAACCATAAGATAATACAACCTGTTGATGTTGAAATGGCTTTGACTG ATCTGCTTGTAAGTTCAGACTGTGATACCATTACTGTAACGACCCCAAACGAGGTGGCATTGACTATTGTGCACTTCACCAAGGCAATAGCTGAGGCGCCTTACAA GCAAGCGAAGAGGTTGGTGGACGAACAAGCAGACTTCTATATGAGAGGAGACAATAAGAAATGTGTTCCTATTGCTGCCAATG ggAGTGGCATAGGCATGCTGTGGCAGCAAATGTTGGCAGTGCTGCCACACTCTAGCCTCGAGACAGCGAGAACCATCCGCGGCCAGTACCAAACGCCCCGGGCCCTGTATAAG GCTCTAATGAAACCCAGTGGTGTAGACGATCTTGCCAATCTGGGCGTGTCTCGGTCCGCAGTGCCGGGCGCTAAGACCCGCCGCATCGGcaacgaatttgctagaaaacTACATGTACTGTTCACTGCTGACGATGGTGATAGTCTTGTTGAATAA